In Sorghum bicolor cultivar BTx623 chromosome 10, Sorghum_bicolor_NCBIv3, whole genome shotgun sequence, one genomic interval encodes:
- the LOC8077732 gene encoding peroxidase 1 translates to MQLTWLRFIAPMAAKSCQVLLLPLVLLLAGSSLAVADQLEVGYYSKTCPNVEALVREEMEKIMSAASSLAGPLLRLHFHDCFVRGCDASVLLNSTDGNTAEKDATPNKSLRGFGSVERVKAKLEAACPNTVSCADVLTLMARDAVVLARGPFWPVALGRRDGRVSSATEAADQLPPAYGDIPLLTKIFASKGLDAKDLVVLSGGHTLGTAHCTSYAGRLYNFSSAYNADPSLDSEYADRLRTRCKSDDDKAMLSEMDPGSYKTFDTSYYRHVAKRRGLFQSDAALLTDATTREYVQRIATGKFDDVFFKDFSESMIKMGSVGVLTGVDGEIRKKCYVAN, encoded by the exons ATGCAATTGACTTGGCTAAGATTCATTGCTCCCATGGCTGCCAAGTCTTGTCAAGTGCTACTGCTCCCATTGGTGCTGCTTCTCGCTGGCAGCTCGTTGGCAGTGGCAGATCAGCTGGAAGTCGGCTACTACAGCAAGACATGCCCGAACGTCGAGGCGCTTGTCCGCGAGGAGATGGAGAAGATCATGTCAGCCGCATCCAGCCTTGCTGGCCCTCTCCTCAGGCTTCACTTCCATGACTGCTTCGTGAGG GGTTGTGACGCCTCCGTTCTGCTCAACTCCACCGACGGCAACACGGCAGAGAAGGACGCCACTCCGAACAAGAGTCTGCGAGGCTTCGGTTCCGTGGAGAGGGTGAAGGCCAAGCTCGAGGCCGCCTGCCCCAACACCGTCTCCTGTGCCGATGTCCTCACGCTCATGGCCCGCGACGCCGTCGTGCTTGCCAGGGGCCCCTTCTGGCCCGTGGCGCTCGGGAGGCGAGACGGCAGGGTGTCCAGTGCAACTGAGGCGGCCGACCAGCTGCCTCCGGCCTACGGAGACATACCACTGCTCACCAAAATTTTTGCATCGAAAGGCCTCGATGCAAAGGACCTAGTTGTCCTCTCCGGCGGCCACACCCTCGGCACGGCGCACTGCACGTCTTACGCCGGCCGGCTCTACAACTTCAGTAGCGCCTACAACGCCGACCCATCTCTCGACAGCGAGTACGCCGACAGGCTCAGGACGCGCTGCAAGAGCGACGACGACAAGGCCATGCTTTCCGAGATGGACCCCGGCAGCTACAAGACCTTCGACACGAGCTACTATCGCCACGTTGCCAAGCGCAGGGGACTGTTCCAGTCCGACGCTGCGCTCCTGACCGATGCAACCACCAGGGAGTACGTCCAGCGCATTGCCACCGGCAAGTTCGACGATGTGTTCTTCAAGGACTTCAGCGAATCCATGATCAAGATGGGAAGTGTCGGCGTGCTCACCGGTGTTGACGGGGAGATCAGGAAGAAGTGCTACGTTGCTAATTAG